A single window of Neisseria sp. KEM232 DNA harbors:
- a CDS encoding bifunctional biotin--[acetyl-CoA-carboxylase] ligase/type III pantothenate kinase, which translates to MQEAHWRLLAALSDGLPQHISQLARQVGEKPQQLNGLWLKMPGHIRGLLRQHDGYWRLIRPLAVFSAESLAAAAPGFSVELLHRHPSSNDVILAQAKQSITAAHRRLCLVHEQTHGRGRQGRNWHSRIGECLTFSFGWVFDVPQAQLGALSLVVGLACRNALAKLNVAAQVKWPNDLVAGDGKLGGILIETVRAEGKTAAVIGIGLNFVLPKEVEHAASVQAVCKTAPPTADILLRTLTQELADVLPRFAEHGFAPFLADYSQANRDHGQYVRLLLDGQALEEGIVAGVAEQGALRLQTAAGEKQIVCGEISLRRHPVRLENAPRRYLLLDGGNSRLKWAWLENGRLGAVSNAPYRDLKPLGDAWRQGGSEDTVIVGSAVCGEEKKKLVEEQLGKPVSWLSSMSQALGIRNHYRNPAEHGADRWFNTLGSRMFSTNACVVVSCGTAVTIDALTDDNHYLGGSIMPGFHLMKEAMAQKTANLNRPIGRAYPFPTTTPNALAGGMMDAVCGAIILMHGRLKEKVGQEKPVDIVITGGGAARVAQAMPQALASENNIKVVDNLVIYGLSSWVGQE; encoded by the coding sequence ATGCAGGAAGCGCATTGGCGGCTGTTGGCCGCGCTCTCAGACGGCCTGCCGCAGCATATTTCCCAACTGGCGCGCCAAGTCGGAGAGAAGCCGCAGCAGCTCAACGGCCTGTGGCTGAAAATGCCCGGCCATATCCGCGGCCTGCTGCGCCAACACGACGGCTATTGGCGCCTTATCCGACCGCTGGCGGTTTTTTCTGCGGAAAGCCTTGCCGCTGCCGCGCCCGGTTTTTCCGTCGAACTGCTGCACAGGCATCCGTCCAGCAACGATGTCATTCTCGCGCAGGCCAAACAGAGTATCACCGCCGCCCACCGCCGCCTCTGTCTGGTGCACGAACAGACGCACGGGCGCGGCAGGCAGGGGCGCAACTGGCACAGCCGCATCGGCGAATGCCTGACATTCAGCTTCGGTTGGGTGTTCGATGTGCCGCAGGCGCAGCTGGGCGCCTTGTCGTTGGTGGTGGGGCTGGCCTGCCGCAACGCACTTGCCAAGCTGAATGTCGCCGCGCAGGTTAAATGGCCGAACGATTTGGTGGCGGGAGACGGCAAGCTCGGCGGCATTCTGATTGAAACCGTCCGCGCCGAAGGCAAAACGGCCGCCGTTATCGGCATCGGTTTGAATTTCGTCCTGCCCAAAGAGGTGGAGCACGCTGCCTCGGTGCAGGCCGTCTGTAAAACTGCGCCGCCCACCGCAGACATATTGTTGCGGACGCTGACGCAAGAGCTGGCCGATGTGCTGCCGCGCTTTGCCGAACACGGTTTCGCCCCTTTTCTTGCCGACTATTCGCAAGCCAACCGTGACCACGGGCAATACGTCCGCCTGCTGCTTGACGGGCAGGCTCTGGAAGAGGGTATCGTGGCAGGCGTTGCCGAACAGGGTGCGCTGCGCCTGCAAACGGCGGCGGGCGAAAAACAGATTGTCTGCGGCGAAATCAGCCTGCGCCGCCATCCCGTGCGTTTGGAGAATGCCCCGCGCCGCTATCTGCTGCTCGACGGCGGCAACAGCCGTCTGAAATGGGCATGGCTGGAAAACGGCAGACTCGGCGCCGTATCAAACGCGCCCTACCGCGATTTGAAACCGCTGGGCGATGCCTGGCGGCAGGGAGGTAGCGAAGATACCGTTATCGTCGGCAGCGCCGTATGCGGCGAAGAAAAGAAAAAACTGGTGGAAGAGCAGCTAGGCAAGCCGGTAAGCTGGCTGTCTTCGATGTCACAGGCGCTCGGCATCCGCAACCACTACCGCAATCCTGCGGAACACGGCGCCGACCGCTGGTTTAACACGCTCGGCAGCCGTATGTTCAGCACCAATGCCTGCGTGGTTGTCAGCTGTGGAACAGCCGTTACCATCGACGCCCTCACCGACGACAACCACTATCTCGGCGGCAGCATCATGCCCGGTTTCCATCTTATGAAAGAAGCGATGGCACAGAAAACCGCCAACCTCAACCGCCCTATCGGCCGCGCATACCCCTTCCCCACCACCACCCCTAACGCGCTAGCGGGCGGTATGATGGATGCCGTATGCGGCGCCATCATATTGATGCACGGCCGTCTGAAAGAAAAAGTGGGGCAGGAAAAACCTGTCGACATCGTCATTACGGGAGGCGGAGCGGCCAGAGTGGCACAAGCCATGCCGCAGGCCCTCGCTTCGGAAAACAATATCAAAGTCGTGGACAACCTCGTTATCTACGGACTGTCAAGCTGGGTAGGACAAGAATGA
- the folD gene encoding bifunctional methylenetetrahydrofolate dehydrogenase/methenyltetrahydrofolate cyclohydrolase FolD — MSAQLIDGKAVSQQRLSALAEKVGERKNKGLRAPCLAVVLVGSDPASQVYVRNKKTACAKVGFESLSYELPADTAEDELLNLVDKLNADEAVDGILVQLPLPQQIDSQAVLERIAPHKDVDGFHPYNVGRLAVKMPLLRPCTPKGVMTLLAHYGIDPEGKKAVVVGASNIVGRPQLLELLLARATVTVCHSKTQNLAAEVAQADIVVAGVGIANFVKGAWIKPGAVVIDVGINRLDDGSLCGDVEFAAAAERAAMITPVPGGVGPMTIASLLENTLQAAELHDRNGTAA, encoded by the coding sequence ATGTCCGCACAACTTATCGACGGCAAAGCCGTATCGCAGCAACGCCTGTCCGCATTGGCGGAGAAGGTTGGCGAACGCAAAAACAAAGGGCTGCGCGCGCCCTGTCTGGCCGTGGTTTTGGTCGGATCCGACCCCGCCAGCCAAGTGTATGTGCGCAACAAAAAAACCGCCTGCGCCAAAGTCGGTTTCGAATCGCTCTCTTATGAGCTGCCCGCCGATACCGCAGAGGACGAACTTTTAAACCTGGTAGACAAACTCAATGCCGACGAAGCCGTGGACGGCATCCTCGTCCAGCTGCCGCTGCCGCAGCAAATCGACAGCCAGGCCGTGCTCGAACGCATCGCGCCGCACAAAGACGTCGACGGCTTCCATCCCTACAACGTCGGGCGGCTGGCGGTGAAAATGCCGCTGCTGCGCCCCTGCACCCCCAAAGGCGTCATGACGCTGCTGGCACACTACGGCATCGATCCCGAAGGCAAAAAAGCCGTGGTCGTCGGCGCGTCCAACATCGTCGGCCGCCCGCAGCTTTTGGAACTGCTGCTCGCCCGCGCCACGGTCACCGTCTGCCACAGCAAAACGCAAAACCTCGCCGCCGAAGTGGCGCAGGCCGACATCGTCGTGGCCGGCGTGGGCATTGCCAACTTCGTCAAAGGCGCGTGGATCAAACCCGGCGCGGTGGTGATCGACGTGGGCATCAACCGCCTGGACGACGGCTCGCTGTGCGGCGACGTGGAATTTGCCGCCGCGGCCGAACGCGCCGCGATGATTACGCCCGTTCCCGGCGGCGTCGGCCCGATGACCATCGCCTCCCTGCTGGAAAACACCTTGCAGGCCGCCGAGCTGCACGACCGCAACGGAACCGCGGCCTGA
- a CDS encoding adenylyltransferase/cytidyltransferase family protein, with the protein METWPLPAFEQKICPPEELAVRLAELPRPLVFTNGCFDILHRGHATYLAQARATGAAMVLALNTDASVRRQGKGDDRPINGLADRAAVAAALADVDLVTWFDEDTPAELIEQIKPDILVKGGDWPVEKIVGAEQTLARGGKVFSIPFLHQTSTTQTLAKIRQTERK; encoded by the coding sequence ATGGAAACTTGGCCGCTGCCCGCGTTTGAACAAAAAATCTGCCCGCCCGAAGAATTGGCGGTGCGGCTTGCCGAACTGCCGCGCCCGCTGGTGTTTACCAACGGCTGCTTCGACATCCTGCACCGCGGCCATGCAACCTATCTGGCGCAGGCGCGCGCAACCGGCGCGGCGATGGTGCTGGCCTTGAATACCGACGCTTCCGTGCGGCGGCAGGGAAAAGGCGACGACCGTCCGATTAACGGGTTAGCCGACCGCGCGGCCGTTGCGGCGGCTTTGGCCGATGTCGATTTGGTGACCTGGTTTGACGAGGATACGCCTGCGGAACTGATCGAGCAGATCAAGCCCGACATATTGGTTAAAGGCGGAGACTGGCCGGTGGAGAAAATCGTCGGCGCGGAACAAACGCTGGCGCGCGGCGGCAAAGTGTTTTCCATTCCCTTCCTGCACCAAACGTCTACCACGCAGACGCTGGCGAAAATCCGCCAAACGGAACGGAAATAA
- a CDS encoding HesA/MoeB/ThiF family protein translates to MDDRDLLRYSRHILLDEIGIEGQEKLLSATALVIGCGGLGAAALPYLAAAGIGRLNIADGDTVDETNLQRQTAFGEADIGRNKAQALADRLKSINSRCTVRALPDFLDAERLAQHAAEADIVLDCCDNFATRQAVNRACVYHKKPLVSGAAVRFDGQLAVYRPDLPDSPCYACLFDGETADDGACALFGVFAPLVGIIGTMQAAAALNVLLGTGTPAHGTLQTYNALGGRWHSFAIPKDPHCRVCGCTSQKTV, encoded by the coding sequence ATGGACGACCGCGACCTGCTGCGCTACAGCCGCCACATCCTGCTTGACGAAATCGGCATTGAAGGACAGGAAAAACTCCTGTCCGCCACCGCCCTCGTTATCGGCTGCGGCGGCCTCGGCGCAGCCGCCCTGCCCTATCTCGCCGCAGCGGGCATAGGCCGTCTGAACATCGCCGACGGCGATACCGTCGACGAAACCAACCTGCAACGGCAAACCGCCTTTGGCGAAGCCGACATCGGCCGCAACAAAGCCCAAGCCCTCGCAGACCGACTGAAAAGCATCAACAGCCGCTGCACCGTCCGCGCCCTGCCCGACTTTCTCGACGCAGAACGCTTGGCGCAACATGCCGCAGAGGCCGACATCGTGCTCGACTGCTGCGACAACTTCGCCACCCGCCAAGCCGTCAACCGCGCCTGCGTGTACCACAAAAAACCCCTCGTCTCCGGCGCGGCCGTGCGCTTCGACGGCCAGCTCGCCGTCTACCGCCCCGACCTGCCCGACAGCCCCTGCTACGCCTGCCTCTTCGACGGCGAAACCGCCGACGACGGCGCCTGCGCCCTCTTCGGCGTGTTCGCTCCGCTGGTCGGTATCATCGGCACCATGCAGGCCGCCGCCGCGCTGAACGTCCTGCTGGGCACCGGCACGCCCGCCCACGGAACACTGCAAACCTACAACGCATTGGGCGGCCGATGGCACAGCTTCGCCATCCCCAAAGACCCTCATTGCCGCGTCTGCGGCTGCACATCACAAAAGACCGTCTGA